A DNA window from Porphyromonas gingivalis ATCC 33277 contains the following coding sequences:
- a CDS encoding DtxR family transcriptional regulator, protein MNLFSNLLFRFDVRRLSEDTLKAIYSLEEDGLPVNADRLVALTGLKISNQQYILDLLHKQGYCLPPDSHLTESGRKYALKVIRRHRLLEKYLSEHSGYEPSEWHTQACKEEHDLSDEEQERIAVRLGNPLFDPHGDPIPTEEGEVQSVEGIHADELPDDSYVRVIHIEDEPADLYRQIETIGFFRGAVFHLLRTDTDGVHLSFEGEQFFLPQEAAHNLTVMPCTDKGMIDLAQKTVKLTTLRQGEEATIAGISKACRGANRRRLLDLGFVRGSRIAIDLTSPLGNPTAYVVRGTAIALRRDQARYILIYR, encoded by the coding sequence ATGAATTTATTCTCGAATCTTCTGTTTCGCTTCGATGTACGCCGTCTGTCCGAAGATACGCTCAAAGCTATCTATTCTTTGGAAGAAGACGGTCTGCCCGTCAATGCAGACCGACTGGTAGCCCTGACCGGGCTGAAGATAAGCAACCAACAGTATATACTCGATCTGCTGCACAAACAAGGCTACTGCCTGCCTCCGGACTCGCATCTGACCGAAAGCGGACGGAAATATGCGCTCAAGGTGATTCGCCGCCACAGGCTTTTGGAAAAGTATCTGTCCGAACACTCCGGCTATGAACCCAGCGAATGGCATACACAAGCCTGCAAGGAGGAGCACGATCTGTCCGATGAAGAGCAGGAGCGGATAGCAGTCCGTCTCGGCAATCCGCTTTTCGACCCGCATGGCGATCCCATCCCGACGGAAGAGGGCGAAGTGCAATCCGTGGAAGGAATACATGCCGACGAACTGCCGGACGACTCGTATGTGAGAGTGATCCACATCGAAGATGAGCCTGCCGACCTGTATCGGCAGATAGAAACCATCGGTTTCTTCCGCGGTGCCGTATTTCATCTTTTGCGTACCGATACGGATGGAGTGCACCTTTCTTTCGAGGGGGAGCAGTTCTTCTTACCACAGGAGGCTGCACATAATCTGACCGTAATGCCTTGTACGGACAAAGGCATGATAGATTTGGCACAGAAGACCGTCAAGCTCACTACACTTCGTCAGGGCGAAGAAGCTACGATAGCCGGCATCAGCAAGGCCTGTCGGGGGGCCAATCGTAGACGGCTATTGGACTTAGGATTTGTACGCGGTAGCCGAATCGCCATAGATCTGACCAGCCCCTTGGGCAATCCGACAGCTTATGTGGTCAGAGGAACGGCCATCGCCCTGCGACGCGATCAAGCTCGTTATATCCTTATATACAGGTAA
- a CDS encoding glycosyltransferase, which produces MNDFRPNPSLLLETSWEVCNKQGGIYTVLTSRAHEMMKRHDGRIIFIGPLLTEQEDLPTDFENTVPAILEDWHRDAAPSLDLRYVCGSWRTPGSPPVVLVDFEPLYAQKATLYYEMWEHFGIQSNKGYGDYDEASLFGIAAAQTMHSLCEYLCPEDQPAIGIFNEWMLGMGLLYSKRKTPRLKTLFLTHATTTGRSIAGNNKALYAYMPGYNGDQMAAELGVEAKHGIEKAAAHQSDTFATVSELTAKECRQLLERDPMVLPNGFEPNFVPQGEEYERRRAEARKRLLHVAEHLTGKRLPADTLLIATSGRYEYRNKGIDLFIDAASEAGRSGKLRTPTLAFILVPAWVAGARADLQYLLNHPDPTEYKEKPLPYPFLTHWLHDIQEQTISKRLDESAGSAGEVSFIFVPCYLNRKDGIFGLGYYDLLIGMDLTVFPSYYEPWGYTPLESIAFGIPTVTTDLSGFGLWAMQERGSRDDFSTGVAVIKRTDDNYGEAVQAIADLLYRWPAESADRTACRLAAMQTASHAEWRLFYDRYEDTYSELLSRD; this is translated from the coding sequence ATGAATGATTTTCGCCCCAACCCTTCCCTCTTGCTGGAGACGAGCTGGGAGGTTTGCAATAAGCAGGGTGGTATATACACTGTGCTTACATCGAGGGCACATGAGATGATGAAACGCCACGACGGACGTATCATTTTCATAGGCCCCCTGCTAACGGAGCAGGAAGACTTACCCACCGATTTTGAGAATACAGTCCCTGCCATCTTGGAGGACTGGCATCGTGATGCAGCACCCTCGCTGGACTTGCGATATGTGTGCGGCAGCTGGCGAACTCCCGGTTCTCCCCCTGTAGTACTGGTGGACTTCGAACCCCTCTATGCACAGAAAGCAACGCTCTACTATGAGATGTGGGAGCACTTCGGCATCCAAAGCAACAAGGGGTACGGCGACTATGACGAGGCCTCGCTCTTCGGCATTGCCGCAGCCCAAACGATGCACAGTCTGTGCGAATACCTCTGCCCCGAAGACCAACCGGCCATAGGTATCTTCAACGAATGGATGCTCGGCATGGGACTCCTCTACAGCAAGCGGAAAACACCTCGTCTGAAAACCCTTTTCCTCACACATGCCACCACCACAGGGCGGTCTATCGCCGGCAACAACAAAGCTCTGTATGCCTACATGCCGGGCTACAACGGCGATCAAATGGCTGCCGAACTCGGTGTAGAAGCCAAACATGGGATAGAAAAAGCGGCGGCTCACCAATCGGATACCTTTGCCACGGTAAGCGAACTCACGGCCAAAGAATGCCGGCAACTGCTCGAACGCGATCCGATGGTACTGCCCAACGGATTCGAACCGAACTTCGTGCCGCAAGGAGAAGAATACGAGAGGCGGCGTGCAGAAGCGCGAAAGCGACTGCTCCACGTAGCGGAACATCTGACCGGCAAGCGACTGCCTGCCGATACCTTACTGATAGCCACGAGCGGACGGTACGAGTACAGGAACAAAGGTATCGACCTCTTCATCGATGCCGCTTCCGAGGCCGGACGATCGGGCAAACTCCGCACTCCGACTTTGGCTTTTATCCTCGTGCCGGCTTGGGTAGCCGGAGCGCGTGCCGATCTGCAATATCTACTGAATCATCCCGATCCGACGGAGTATAAAGAGAAACCCCTCCCCTATCCTTTCCTGACTCATTGGCTGCACGACATACAGGAACAGACTATCTCGAAACGACTCGACGAATCCGCCGGCAGTGCCGGAGAGGTGTCCTTCATCTTCGTTCCTTGTTACCTGAATCGGAAGGATGGGATCTTCGGCCTCGGCTACTACGATTTGCTCATCGGTATGGACCTGACCGTCTTTCCCTCCTACTATGAACCGTGGGGATATACACCGCTGGAAAGCATCGCTTTCGGTATTCCGACGGTGACGACCGACCTTTCGGGCTTCGGCCTTTGGGCTATGCAGGAGCGCGGTAGTCGGGACGACTTCAGTACGGGCGTAGCCGTCATCAAGCGTACCGACGACAATTATGGAGAAGCCGTACAAGCCATCGCCGACCTGCTATATCGTTGGCCGGCCGAAAGTGCCGACCGAACAGCCTGCCGGCTGGCAGCCATGCAAACGGCATCCCATGCAGAGTGGCGTTTGTTTTACGACCGGTATGAAGATACATACTCTGAATTGCTCAGTCGAGATTGA
- a CDS encoding transcriptional regulator — MRKKRLDAIRRHILRSEISTQEELQTALLSEDIPVSQATLSRDLEILGIEKSTSPSGKKVYILPRDNRPPSSRGELRIGRTEGFIGPVDTGEMLLLNTAEGHAARIASKIEELSAPEVADVFFGPTHIVVIGQKGTTRQALLCAIAPAIPEVLR, encoded by the coding sequence ATGCGCAAGAAAAGGCTCGACGCCATTCGCCGGCATATTCTGCGGAGCGAAATCTCCACCCAAGAGGAACTGCAAACAGCCTTGCTGTCCGAAGACATTCCCGTATCGCAGGCCACACTTTCACGCGATCTGGAAATCCTCGGCATAGAAAAATCGACCTCGCCTTCAGGGAAAAAAGTGTACATCCTGCCTCGAGACAATCGTCCACCCTCCTCTCGCGGTGAACTTCGTATCGGACGCACCGAAGGGTTTATCGGACCGGTCGATACGGGAGAGATGCTTCTGCTCAATACGGCTGAGGGCCATGCAGCCCGTATCGCATCGAAAATAGAGGAGCTATCTGCGCCCGAAGTGGCGGACGTATTCTTCGGCCCGACGCACATCGTTGTCATCGGGCAGAAAGGAACCACGCGTCAGGCTTTACTCTGCGCCATTGCTCCGGCCATTCCCGAAGTCCTCCGCTGA
- the feoB gene encoding ferrous iron transport protein B, which yields MKKSAATSSACNGCPTHSGNKLRRMGTDAERYDFTIALAGNPNTGKSTVFNALTGLKQHTGNWPGKTVEKAEGAFSYAGSSYKIVDLPGTYSLLSTSEDEEIARDFILFGKPDVTLIVADATRLERNMNLILQILEITDRAVLCANLMDEAERNGVEIDLRGLSRRLGIPVVGASARSGEGISDLLSALSEVAQGIYRCTPHRLTSIGTEIDTRIDSLAESIRLFHPDTPNSRWLALRLTEGDRRVENILYADNEAPAEKLKREVDEFRRNFGEDLHDQLSEALYSDAGKICQEVITQTNKRGRTPLDIKIDRIVTSRKWGFPIMLFMLALVLWITIVGSNYPSQWLSDSLVGILHPLLKTRTTGFLPDWLSGFLIDGVYLATAWVVSVMLPPMAIFFPLFTLLEDFGFLPRVAFNLDELFRRSGAHGKQALTMTMGFGCNAAAIINTRIIDSQRERLIAILTNNFSLCNGRWPTQILLATIFLTPAVPAYLRGVIGIGSVVAIALLGIAFMFFFSWVLSRTLLRGQVSTFNLELPPYRPPQFWQTIYKSIVDRTLVVLWRAVVFAAPAGALIWLTCNIQIGGVGIAEYLIDLLDGPGWLMGLNGVILLAYVLAIPANEIVIPTILMLTVLTTGIDGGTGAGVMFEADGTAETARLFEAGGWTMLTGINLMLFCLLHNPCSTTLFNIYKETGSRKWTLLAALIPLATGFVVTVAVAFVWRLVGG from the coding sequence ATGAAAAAGAGTGCTGCCACCTCTTCAGCCTGCAACGGCTGCCCCACACACAGCGGAAATAAACTCCGGCGCATGGGCACCGATGCGGAGCGATACGACTTCACCATCGCCCTTGCCGGCAATCCCAATACGGGCAAGAGTACGGTATTCAATGCCCTGACCGGGCTCAAACAACATACGGGCAACTGGCCCGGGAAAACGGTAGAGAAAGCCGAAGGTGCATTCTCGTATGCCGGCTCTTCATACAAGATAGTGGATCTTCCGGGCACCTATTCTCTCCTTTCTACTTCCGAGGATGAGGAGATCGCTCGCGACTTCATTCTCTTCGGCAAGCCCGATGTCACCCTCATCGTGGCAGATGCTACCCGACTGGAGCGGAATATGAATCTGATCCTGCAAATCCTCGAAATAACGGATCGTGCCGTCCTATGTGCCAATCTAATGGACGAAGCCGAACGGAACGGCGTGGAGATCGACCTGAGAGGTCTCTCGCGCAGGCTGGGCATCCCTGTCGTAGGAGCCAGTGCACGTTCGGGAGAGGGCATATCCGATCTCCTGTCGGCCCTGTCCGAGGTGGCCCAAGGGATATATCGCTGTACTCCGCATCGGCTGACAAGTATCGGTACTGAAATAGATACGCGGATCGATTCTTTGGCCGAATCCATCCGGCTCTTTCATCCCGATACGCCCAATAGCAGATGGTTGGCCCTTCGCCTTACGGAGGGAGATCGACGGGTGGAGAATATCCTCTATGCCGACAACGAAGCTCCGGCAGAGAAGCTGAAAAGAGAGGTGGACGAGTTTCGCCGCAACTTCGGCGAAGACCTGCATGACCAACTCTCCGAAGCACTCTATTCCGATGCCGGAAAAATCTGCCAAGAGGTGATCACTCAGACCAACAAACGCGGGAGAACTCCACTGGACATCAAGATAGATCGTATCGTTACGAGCCGGAAGTGGGGTTTTCCCATCATGTTGTTCATGTTGGCCTTGGTACTGTGGATTACCATTGTAGGCTCCAACTATCCGTCCCAGTGGTTAAGCGACAGTCTTGTAGGTATTCTCCATCCTTTGCTGAAGACACGGACTACGGGTTTCCTGCCGGATTGGTTGAGCGGATTTCTCATCGATGGCGTCTACTTGGCTACGGCTTGGGTCGTAAGCGTGATGTTGCCGCCGATGGCCATTTTCTTTCCTCTATTTACATTATTGGAAGACTTCGGTTTTCTTCCGCGAGTGGCATTCAATTTGGACGAACTTTTTCGTCGTTCGGGTGCGCACGGCAAGCAGGCTCTGACCATGACGATGGGCTTCGGCTGCAATGCGGCAGCAATCATCAATACGCGCATCATCGACAGCCAAAGGGAGAGACTGATAGCTATTCTGACCAACAACTTCTCTCTGTGTAACGGGCGTTGGCCTACACAGATACTCCTTGCCACGATCTTCCTCACACCTGCCGTACCGGCCTATTTGCGTGGCGTGATCGGCATTGGGTCAGTCGTGGCCATTGCATTGCTGGGTATCGCTTTCATGTTTTTCTTCTCTTGGGTACTCTCCCGAACGCTGCTGCGAGGTCAAGTCTCCACGTTCAATCTGGAGCTTCCACCCTACCGCCCGCCACAGTTTTGGCAGACGATCTATAAATCCATCGTAGATCGTACACTCGTCGTTTTGTGGCGTGCCGTTGTCTTTGCCGCGCCGGCCGGTGCCCTTATCTGGCTCACCTGCAACATCCAAATCGGTGGAGTCGGGATAGCCGAATATCTGATCGACCTGCTGGACGGACCCGGTTGGCTGATGGGACTCAACGGTGTCATTCTGCTGGCCTATGTATTGGCCATTCCGGCCAATGAAATAGTGATACCGACGATACTGATGCTGACCGTCCTGACTACGGGAATAGATGGAGGAACCGGTGCCGGCGTCATGTTCGAAGCCGATGGCACAGCCGAAACGGCACGACTGTTCGAAGCCGGCGGTTGGACTATGCTGACAGGTATCAATCTCATGCTGTTCTGCCTACTCCACAATCCTTGCAGCACCACCCTGTTTAACATATATAAAGAGACGGGGAGCCGGAAATGGACGCTGCTGGCAGCCTTGATTCCGCTTGCCACTGGTTTCGTTGTGACCGTAGCCGTGGCCTTTGTATGGCGGTTGGTCGGAGGATAA
- a CDS encoding calcium/sodium antiporter: MILNILLLIIGLALVVGGANFLTDGAASIAKRFRLSDLVIGLTVLAFGTSAPELTVSLMAALKGSADIAIGNVIGSNIFNILAIVGITALIMPLTMSNSTIRIEIPLTILSSAVLFFMANDRLFDMAGENVITRTEGFVLLAFFLIFLFYTFNMSKGEESPGQVRQFALPLSIIMVIGGLVALVFGGDLFVDNAAMLAGRMGVSESVVAITIVAGGTSLPELVTTLVAAIKKRPGMAIGNIVGSNLFNILLILGVSSSISPIRIQGITVVDYGIFILSAILLYVFGLFFGDKTIKRFEGSILLSLFICYTVYLVMTA, from the coding sequence ATGATATTGAACATACTGCTTCTAATCATCGGATTGGCTTTAGTCGTTGGCGGAGCCAATTTTCTCACCGATGGCGCAGCCTCCATAGCCAAGCGATTTCGACTATCGGATTTGGTCATCGGCCTTACCGTACTGGCCTTCGGCACATCGGCTCCCGAACTCACCGTCAGTCTGATGGCAGCCCTGAAAGGAAGTGCCGATATAGCTATCGGCAACGTCATCGGGAGCAATATCTTCAACATTCTGGCCATCGTTGGCATTACGGCTCTGATCATGCCGCTGACCATGTCGAACAGTACGATTCGTATCGAAATCCCTCTAACCATTCTCTCCTCCGCGGTCTTGTTTTTCATGGCCAACGACCGCCTCTTCGACATGGCCGGAGAGAATGTGATCACCCGTACCGAAGGTTTCGTATTACTGGCTTTCTTCCTGATATTTCTATTCTACACTTTCAATATGTCCAAAGGGGAAGAATCCCCCGGGCAAGTGAGGCAGTTTGCCCTACCCCTATCCATAATAATGGTAATAGGCGGTCTGGTAGCTCTCGTCTTCGGGGGCGATCTGTTCGTGGACAATGCAGCTATGCTTGCCGGACGCATGGGAGTAAGCGAATCGGTTGTCGCCATCACCATCGTAGCAGGAGGAACTTCCTTGCCCGAATTGGTCACCACCTTAGTGGCTGCCATCAAGAAGCGTCCGGGCATGGCCATCGGCAATATCGTAGGTAGCAACCTCTTCAACATCCTGCTCATCCTCGGAGTCAGTTCGTCCATCAGCCCCATACGGATCCAAGGCATTACGGTCGTGGACTATGGGATTTTCATTCTATCGGCAATCCTGCTCTACGTTTTCGGCCTTTTCTTCGGAGACAAAACGATCAAACGCTTCGAAGGCAGCATCCTCTTATCGCTCTTCATATGCTATACGGTCTATTTGGTCATGACCGCCTAA